From a single Paenibacillus sp. FSL W8-0426 genomic region:
- a CDS encoding sigma-70 family RNA polymerase sigma factor encodes MSSIHVEKEGRVIDEARLIEQIRQGETSLFRLLVDKYSQHVYHVAYSVLRNDQDAQDAAQEAFIQIYKSLSDYRSEGFKTWITRIAFHKAIDAKRKLSRRIPEEAGGDERLASLPGGEEDILSRLVREERKAFLRERINQLPAQHRDIITAFYLSEKNYEQIAHDAQVAVKTVESRLYRARQWIRNHWKEEEWRE; translated from the coding sequence ATGTCGTCTATACATGTGGAGAAGGAGGGGAGAGTCATTGACGAAGCGCGCTTAATCGAACAAATCCGCCAAGGAGAAACATCCTTGTTTCGTCTTTTGGTCGACAAATACAGCCAGCATGTGTACCATGTGGCCTATTCCGTTCTGCGGAACGACCAGGATGCCCAGGATGCGGCTCAGGAGGCGTTCATTCAGATCTATAAGTCTCTCTCCGACTACCGATCCGAAGGGTTTAAAACCTGGATCACAAGGATCGCCTTCCATAAAGCGATAGATGCCAAACGCAAGCTGAGCAGGCGAATTCCCGAAGAAGCCGGTGGAGACGAACGATTGGCCAGTCTGCCGGGGGGCGAAGAAGACATTCTCTCCCGCCTTGTGCGTGAAGAGCGCAAAGCATTTCTGAGGGAACGGATCAATCAACTGCCTGCCCAGCATCGGGACATTATCACCGCGTTCTATCTGAGCGAGAAAAATTACGAGCAGATTGCCCACGATGCCCAAGTCGCCGTAAAGACGGTGGAATCGCGTTTATACCGGGCGAGGCAGTGGATACGAAATCATTGGAAGGAGGAAGAGTGGCGTGAGTAA